The following are encoded together in the Acidimicrobiales bacterium genome:
- a CDS encoding glycosyltransferase family 2 protein: MKLSVVVPVRNERDTVLTLLERLRAVACGIPKEIIVVDGASTDGTREALLGLPPEPQVVLVLEEEARGRGRAVRTGFERATGDIVMVQDADLELDPAQIPALLRPLMEGGSQVVFGSRFKRGRAGAPLVNYLGNRALTWLVNVLFRAHLTDVLTCYKVLRADVARALDLRCEGFDLDGEITCRLLGHSHQIVELPVTYNARTVSEGKKLSARDGYSIARAILRVRFSGSPAPSGSVATSTTRSPASSAQASPARRELTPERRPGDRHAGLR, translated from the coding sequence ATGAAACTCTCGGTCGTGGTGCCGGTCCGAAACGAGCGCGACACCGTGCTCACGCTGCTCGAGCGTTTGCGCGCTGTTGCGTGCGGAATTCCCAAGGAGATCATCGTTGTCGACGGAGCCTCGACGGACGGCACGCGCGAGGCGCTGCTCGGGCTCCCGCCGGAGCCTCAGGTGGTCCTCGTCCTGGAGGAGGAGGCTCGTGGAAGGGGCCGAGCCGTACGGACGGGCTTCGAACGAGCCACCGGAGACATCGTAATGGTCCAGGACGCCGACCTCGAGCTGGACCCAGCGCAGATCCCAGCGCTACTCCGACCGCTCATGGAGGGCGGGTCACAAGTGGTCTTCGGATCGCGGTTCAAACGGGGGCGCGCTGGCGCGCCCCTCGTCAACTATCTCGGGAATCGGGCGTTGACGTGGCTCGTGAACGTGCTCTTTCGCGCTCACTTGACGGATGTTCTCACCTGCTACAAGGTGCTGCGCGCCGATGTGGCGAGAGCTCTCGATCTCCGCTGTGAAGGCTTCGATCTTGACGGTGAAATCACATGCCGTCTGTTAGGCCACAGTCACCAAATCGTCGAGCTGCCGGTCACGTACAACGCTCGTACGGTCAGTGAAGGAAAGAAGCTGTCGGCTCGAGATGGCTACAGCATCGCCCGAGCGATACTACGAGTGCGATTCTCGGGGTCGCCCGCGCCCAGCGGATCAGTTGCCACGTCGACTACGCGATCGCCGGCTTCGTCGGCGCAAGCCTCACCCGCCCGACGTGAGCTGACTCCCGAGCGGCGCCCGGGTGATCGGCACGCAGGCCTACGCTGA
- a CDS encoding sugar phosphate nucleotidyltransferase, whose protein sequence is MKSVLLAGGLGVRMRPLTYAIPKPLLPIGERPILEEIVRRLRQFGLCDLVIAVGYRADLIETYFGDGSHLGVHIEYCRESEPLGTAGPLALIRTQFGATSKPDDSLFVMNGDLLTELDVPALVDFHERGGQEITVVTRDYELRHPYGVIDLDGDRITRIVEKPALTEKVNAGIYMLRWSALDLIPEGAPYQMPDLLNSAIAKGYQVVSYPFTGTWLAIDRVEQLIDSASLLGQQD, encoded by the coding sequence ATGAAGAGCGTTCTGCTCGCGGGCGGTCTTGGTGTTCGCATGCGTCCCTTGACGTACGCGATACCGAAGCCTCTTCTTCCCATCGGCGAACGCCCGATTCTCGAGGAGATTGTTCGGAGGCTCCGACAATTTGGATTGTGTGACCTCGTAATCGCGGTTGGCTACCGTGCTGATTTAATTGAAACGTACTTTGGAGACGGCTCACACCTTGGAGTGCACATCGAGTATTGTCGTGAATCTGAGCCCCTCGGGACCGCAGGCCCCTTGGCCCTCATACGGACGCAGTTTGGCGCCACATCCAAACCCGACGATTCATTGTTCGTAATGAACGGCGATCTCCTTACCGAACTCGACGTTCCGGCTCTGGTCGACTTTCACGAGCGAGGTGGTCAGGAAATTACCGTGGTCACCCGCGATTACGAGCTTCGGCATCCGTACGGCGTGATCGATCTCGATGGTGACCGCATCACGCGGATCGTCGAGAAGCCGGCACTCACAGAAAAGGTGAACGCAGGCATCTATATGCTCCGCTGGTCTGCACTTGACCTTATACCTGAGGGAGCCCCCTACCAGATGCCGGACCTTCTCAATTCCGCGATCGCAAAAGGGTACCAAGTCGTGTCATACCCCTTCACTGGGACATGGCTGGCGATCGACCGAGTTGAGCAACTGATTGATTCTGCCAGTCTCCTCGGCCAGCAGGATTGA